In one window of Carassius auratus strain Wakin chromosome 28, ASM336829v1, whole genome shotgun sequence DNA:
- the gid4 gene encoding glucose-induced degradation protein 4 homolog isoform X1: MPVRTACCQGSPLACLASASLVPPPPINTQQPGVHTSLLYSGSQFRGYQKSKGNSYDVEVVLQHVTMEDSYLCGYLKIKGLTEEYPTLTTFFAGEIISKKRPFLTRKWDADEDVDRKHWGKFQAFYQYAKSFNSDDFDYEELQNSDYVFMRWKEQFLVPDHTIKDISGASFAGFYYICFQKSTATIEGYYYHRSSEWYQSLNLTHVPEHSAPIYEFR; the protein is encoded by the exons ATGCCGGTCCGTACCGCCTGCTGTCAGGGTTCGCCGCTGGCCTGCTTGGCCTCGGCCTCTCTCGTTCCGCCCCCGCCGATAAACACCCAGCAGCCCGGCGTCCACACCTCTCTGCTCTACAGCGGCTCCCAGTTCCGCGGCTACCAGAAGAGCAAAGGGAACTCCTATGATGTCGAGGTAGTTCTGCAG CATGTGACCATGGAGGACTCATACCTGTGTGGATACCTCAAGATCAAAGGTTTGACAGAG GAATATCCCACGCTTACTACATTCTTCGCTGGGGAGATCATAAGCAAGAAACGGCCTTTTTTAACCAGGAAATGGGACGCGGACGAGGATGTCGACCGAAAACACTGG GGGAAGTTTCAAGCATTTTATCAGTATGCAAAAAGCTTTAATTCGGATGACTTCGACTATGAAGAACTACAGAACAGCGACTACGTCTTCATGCGGTGGAAG gAACAGTTCCTAGTTCCAGATCACACAATCAAAGACATCAGCGGTGCTTCCTTCGCCGGCTTCTACTACATCTGTTTCCAGAAGTCTACAGCCACCATAGAGGGCTACTACTACCACAGAAGCTCAGAATG GTATCAGTCTTTGAACCTCACACACGTCCCTGAACACAGCGCACCCATCTACGAGTTCCGGTGA
- the gid4 gene encoding glucose-induced degradation protein 4 homolog isoform X2: protein MPVRTACCQGSPLACLASASLVPPPPINTQQPGVHTSLLYSGSQFRGYQKSKGNSYDVEHVTMEDSYLCGYLKIKGLTEEYPTLTTFFAGEIISKKRPFLTRKWDADEDVDRKHWGKFQAFYQYAKSFNSDDFDYEELQNSDYVFMRWKEQFLVPDHTIKDISGASFAGFYYICFQKSTATIEGYYYHRSSEWYQSLNLTHVPEHSAPIYEFR, encoded by the exons ATGCCGGTCCGTACCGCCTGCTGTCAGGGTTCGCCGCTGGCCTGCTTGGCCTCGGCCTCTCTCGTTCCGCCCCCGCCGATAAACACCCAGCAGCCCGGCGTCCACACCTCTCTGCTCTACAGCGGCTCCCAGTTCCGCGGCTACCAGAAGAGCAAAGGGAACTCCTATGATGTCGAG CATGTGACCATGGAGGACTCATACCTGTGTGGATACCTCAAGATCAAAGGTTTGACAGAG GAATATCCCACGCTTACTACATTCTTCGCTGGGGAGATCATAAGCAAGAAACGGCCTTTTTTAACCAGGAAATGGGACGCGGACGAGGATGTCGACCGAAAACACTGG GGGAAGTTTCAAGCATTTTATCAGTATGCAAAAAGCTTTAATTCGGATGACTTCGACTATGAAGAACTACAGAACAGCGACTACGTCTTCATGCGGTGGAAG gAACAGTTCCTAGTTCCAGATCACACAATCAAAGACATCAGCGGTGCTTCCTTCGCCGGCTTCTACTACATCTGTTTCCAGAAGTCTACAGCCACCATAGAGGGCTACTACTACCACAGAAGCTCAGAATG GTATCAGTCTTTGAACCTCACACACGTCCCTGAACACAGCGCACCCATCTACGAGTTCCGGTGA
- the noxo1a gene encoding NADPH oxidase organizer 1a: MDEQRYPLNIQLVGVMQKEVAKLYMTTVLWSDQNEITVYRSLEDFKKLHRQLKKKFPPSNPFRRSGRIVPKFKAARVQKSMQKWSPSKSVLRLKALEEYCSELLKSDPRICQSSELLQFLLPKPQDLDSDFAKNSIVIMPSETSLSSGNAGINNVTQPFVTETYRCIATFETKDTKNRPFKVEVDETVDVLIKDQKGWWLVENEAKNLAWFPAPYLQRAEMDDDGPDVMDGESVFYVAAKSYRAMNSDELSVEIGSVVEVLQKSDNGWWIVRYNRKAGFVPSMYLQPYNDPRMHLMPAKREMTSSTLDLTQLQRPGENFLQVSSRELSRSQGNLGPPRSTLDPKDKQMSRSMSRLPDAHTTWLNPPSVRVEFVENGHQSSVSYDSEDFSDESSFSGSDSLNCSYTGEQLRRSCTPTPDSSGSLSPESAGEDKMISSRSDPSLNKMPSSPKVPPRPQAQEILNRCTTVTRKNLQRTS; the protein is encoded by the exons ATGGACGAGCAAAGATACCCCCTCAATATTCAGCTTGTTGGAGTGATGCAGAAAGAAGTAGCTAAG TTGTACATGACCACTGTACTCTGGTCAGACCAAAATGAGATCACTGTGTACAGATCGCTCGAAGACTTCAAGAAGCTGCAT AGACAACTCAAGAAGAAATTCCCTCCTTCAAACCCCTTTAGAAGGTCAGGAAGGATTGTTCCCAAATTTAAAG ctGCAAGAGTGCAGAAGAGCATGCAGAAGTGGAGCCCCAGTAAGTCGGTGCTCAGACTGAAGGCTCTGGAAGAATACTGCAGTGAACTGCTGAAGAGCGACCCCCGTATCTGCCAGAGCTCAGAGCTCCTCCAGTTCCTGCTTCCCAAACCCCAGGACCTCGATTCGGACTTTGCCAAAAACAG TATCGTGATCATGCCATCAGAAACCTCCCTGAGCAGCGGTAATGCTGGAATAAACAACGTTACTCAACCCTTTGTTACTGAAACATACCGATGCATAGCTACTTTTGAGACCAAGGACACCAAGAATCGGCCCTTCAAGGTTGAGGTGGATGAGACTGTGGATGTGCTCATTAAAGACCAAAAAG GATGGTGGCTGGTGGAAAATGAAGCCAAGAATCTCGCTTGGTTTCCTGCTCCTTATCTGCAGAGAGCTGAGATGGATGATGATGGTCCCGATGTGATGGACGGCGAAA GCGTTTTCTATGTTGCCGCCAAAAGTTACAGAGCCATGAACAGTGATGAACTATCAGTGGAGATCGGGTCTGTGGTGGAGGTGTTACAGAAGTCTGACAACGGCTGGTGGATAGTgag GTACAATCGAAAGGCGGGATTCGTACCGTCTATGTACCTGCAACCATACAATGACCCACGGATGCACCTGATGCCTGCTAAGAGGGAGATGACCAGCTCCACTCTTGACTTGACACAGCTTCAACGTCCTGGAGAAAATTTCCTGCAGGTCTCTAGCCGTGAGCTCAGCAGATCCCAGGGCAACCTGGGACCTCCAAGAAGCACCCTGGACCCTAAAGATAAGCAGATGTCACGATCAATGAGTAGACTGCCGGACGCTCATACAACATGGCTGAATCCACCATCAGTGCGAGTGGAGTTTGTCGAGAATGGGCACCAAAGCAGTGTGAGCTACGACAGCGAAGATTTCAGCGACGAAAGCAGCTTCTCCGGCAGCGATTCGCTAAATTGCTCATACACAGGAGAGCAATTACGCAGGAGTTGCACCCCTACGCCTGACTCCTCTGGCAGCCTGAGCCCTGAAAGTGCCGGAGAAGACAAGATGATCAGCAGCAGATCAGACCCCAGTCTCAACAAGATGCCCTCCTCCCCCAAGGTACCACCCAGACCCCAAGCTCAGGAGATACTCAACCGCTGCACCACCGTCACACGCAAAAACCTGCAGAGAACCAGTTAG